The genomic interval GGATCCACCAGCAGCAACCCCTCGGGCGCCTCCAGCACGGCACAGGCAATCAGCCGATCCGTGCCCAGATAGTTCAGGTCCAGGTAACGTGCGCCGTGATCCAGTGCGATCATGCTTCCCGATTGTCCTTGCGCCGCATCAGCCGACAGAGTCCGCCGATGGCCTGGCGGACGGCGTGCTCGATCAGCGCTTCATGATCCACCTCGAGCCGGAGCCGGGCCAGGCGTCCGGCCAGCAGCAGGCTGACGATCCCGTGCAGCGCACTCCAGAACGACACGGCCGCCACGCGGATATCGGGCATTTCCAGATCGTGCCGGCGCACGTAGTCCTCGATCGCCTCCACGATGGGATCCAGCAGCCGGTAGGCCCGCTGCAAGCGCTCCTCGGGGTACGAGGCCAGCTCGCGCGGGTGCAGCATGAACAGAATTTCGTAGGATTCGGGATAGGTCAGCCCGAAGTCCACGTAAGCCCGCGCCAGCGCCTGCAATCGCTCGCGGGGATCGTCGATCGCCTGAATCTGGGGATCGAAAAAGCGCTCGGCCAGCCGCTCCTGTGCCCGAT from Rhodothermus marinus carries:
- a CDS encoding TetR/AcrR family transcriptional regulator, with amino-acid sequence MSRHDLQEAILEAAQYLLIREGYGSLTMRRIAQRAGCSVGSLYLYFDSKEGLLFALLDRAQERLAERFFDPQIQAIDDPRERLQALARAYVDFGLTYPESYEILFMLHPRELASYPEERLQRAYRLLDPIVEAIEDYVRRHDLEMPDIRVAAVSFWSALHGIVSLLLAGRLARLRLEVDHEALIEHAVRQAIGGLCRLMRRKDNREA